ggtgctggaaaagactcttcagagtcccttggactgcaaggaaatcaaaccagtcaatcctaaaggaaatcaactctgaatattcattggaaggtctgatgctgaagttgaagctccaatattttggccacctgacgagaagagccaattcactggaaaagatcctgatgctgggaaagatcgaaggcaaaagaagggggaggcagagggtgagatgatcagatagcatcatggactcaatggacaccaagttgagcaaattccaggagatagtgaagggcagaagagcctggtgtactgcagtcatggggttgcaaagagtcgggtgtgacctagcaactgaacaataacaatcatATAGAAAATTATGAGATCCTTTTTAGAATTATTGAACATGGCAAGATCAAGTCAGATGCTAAAAGAAAGTGAGCCCATTATTAACTtctgaaataacaaaaaaagtaatataagaaataaagtcaaccacAGCATGCTACTTGGTTCAGTAGTAAATAAAGCTGATAGCCTTcataatgaaaatactgaatttgagatgtaaaaatactgaaatattaatatactagaaaaatggtgaaataaaataagtaagcaaaattttcattctttccagTAGAAAGTTAATAAATAATCAGCAGCTCAAAAGGAAGCAACATATTCATGTTATTTGGAAACATAAAGGTAAATTCTACAACCACTGTATAAGTTGCAAGAGTACGGTTCCTCTGTGAACATGAAAGAAGGATGAGAAGGATTATCTCTTTTTAAGTCACAAGCATTTTGGTactagaagatatttttaaaccatCTCCACATAATGTTGGAGGGTGGGGGACAGCACTAAGACAGAAAGAGATTAAccgttttacattaaaaaaaaaaaaaaccctctaagtTCTGTAAGAAAAGTGAACATGATTACACCTAAACACATccactggtttttaaaaaataattttataaaggcTGTGGGTCAAAATTCATTTACCAAAATAAGTACTTTCACAGTttctaaaagaaatttattttcatatttgaaagtcTTTAGACTTATTACCCTTCTGCATTCTGCTTTTCAGAAAGTACTTTTGAGGTAGATCTGTTtcggattctttttcttttccttttcttttccgaGGCAGATGAGTTCGTatcctgtgtttttttctttttcttcaaacaGCTAAGAGGATTGGGGCCACTTACTTTCCTGCgctttcttcttctctgttcCACGTCTCTGACTAAACCCTGCTCCTCTTTGAGCTGCTTGATACTCTGTTTCTCATGCACTGAGACGAGCTGACCGGACTCCACGGCCTTAACAAACGCAATCGTTTTGGGAGAAGGTTTGTCCAAGACAATAGTGTTCTGAATGATAAACATGAGGGGAATTCCAGGCTTCTTCTTTACTTTCATAGACAAATTCTGATCCTAttaaagagaaacacagaatTATTTAGTTCAAATAGAATAATTAGATACCTTAAATAGATTTCTAAGAACATAAAGAGAActatactaaaaataaaagattccGGTTTTACTTCTCAAATCAGTATGTCTCACTAACAGTAGTATATTTtatgacaaaggaagaaaaacataaaaactgaGCACAGATAAGCGTCAACAATATGAACTCGAATTATCAATATTCTATACTGATCAATATTCTAAGACCACTAATTTTCTAGGAcctcaaaatataaacaaatgcaaaGGTAAACATGTTAGGTGATATCCATCATTCCTACTCTGATACATGTTTCAGAAAGGGTCAAGAATGCTCACAGAGATcgaaagaatagaaataaagtagGAACTAGCTGGCTCAGATTCTACACTCAGCTCTGCTTCTAACTGTGTAATTTTATAATTCCACAAGCATATGTAAGAAAATCTGTACGGACGTGAACTTACTAATACTCACCCAGAGAGCCTCTCCTCCCCTGCATCCCAGTCATGAAAGCCTGAGAGAGTTCCATACTGGTGGTATGGTCTCAAATAACAGGAAATACAACTCTCCgaatatatgcattcatatgtaaatatgaatacacatgaatatatgaatacatgtatacacataaatAGTATGAAATATAGAAACATGAAAAACATGtataaacataaaatgtaaaatctttGCTCTACTTACTTTCCTTTTAAGAGCCCTAAAACATATCAT
Above is a genomic segment from Odocoileus virginianus isolate 20LAN1187 ecotype Illinois chromosome 15, Ovbor_1.2, whole genome shotgun sequence containing:
- the UTP23 gene encoding rRNA-processing protein UTP23 homolog, giving the protein MKITRQKHAKKHLGFFRNNFGVREPYQILLDGTFCQAALRGRIQLREQLPRYLMAETQLCTTRCVLKELETLGKDLYGAKLIAQKCQVRNCPHFKNAVSGSECLLSMVEDGNPHHYFLATQDQNLSMKVKKKPGIPLMFIIQNTIVLDKPSPKTIAFVKAVESGQLVSVHEKQSIKQLKEEQGLVRDVEQRRRKRRKVSGPNPLSCLKKKKKTQDTNSSASEKKRKRKRIRNRSTSKVLSEKQNAEG